The Streptomyces sp. NBC_01689 genome includes a window with the following:
- a CDS encoding DMT family transporter, translating into MALAIIFAVLAAAGNALGTVLQRRAVLNVPDARAQGLLLVRDLLRNPAWLTGILGVVFAALFQALALRSGSLATVQPIFVLELPLALLIGSAVFRIRMSRRAWAGVACIFVGLAVGLFAAAPSGGRSQVPGMWWIPALAVVGAVATALVLTGLRRPHGPTRAACLAAAAAVGNALTAALVKSAMDVMSREGATGFFLAWQTYAFAVAGSSSILLLGYAMQGGPLIASQPALTLGDAAVGFCLGGTLYAEAPRLGLWLVPALLGAALVFYGVFALSRTRCLARCTAAGTDGEARSPRREGRATAAM; encoded by the coding sequence ATGGCTCTGGCGATCATCTTTGCCGTACTCGCCGCCGCCGGCAACGCGCTCGGCACGGTGCTGCAACGGCGAGCGGTACTGAACGTGCCCGACGCCCGGGCACAGGGACTGCTCCTCGTCCGGGACCTGCTGCGCAACCCCGCCTGGCTGACAGGGATCCTCGGAGTCGTCTTCGCCGCGCTCTTCCAGGCGCTCGCCCTGAGGTCAGGATCGCTGGCCACGGTGCAACCGATCTTCGTACTCGAACTTCCGCTGGCCCTCCTGATAGGCAGCGCCGTCTTCCGGATCCGCATGTCGCGCCGGGCCTGGGCGGGCGTCGCGTGCATCTTCGTCGGCCTGGCGGTCGGCCTCTTCGCCGCCGCGCCCTCCGGCGGGCGGTCCCAGGTGCCGGGGATGTGGTGGATACCCGCGCTCGCCGTCGTGGGCGCCGTGGCGACCGCGCTCGTGCTGACCGGTCTGCGGCGCCCCCACGGCCCCACACGCGCGGCCTGCCTGGCGGCCGCGGCGGCCGTCGGCAACGCGCTCACGGCCGCCCTGGTGAAGTCCGCCATGGACGTCATGTCGCGCGAGGGGGCGACGGGGTTCTTCCTCGCCTGGCAGACCTACGCCTTCGCCGTCGCCGGTTCGTCGTCCATCCTGCTGCTCGGCTACGCCATGCAGGGAGGTCCCCTCATCGCCTCGCAGCCCGCGCTCACCCTGGGTGACGCCGCGGTCGGCTTCTGCCTCGGGGGAACGCTCTACGCCGAGGCGCCGCGTCTCGGGCTGTGGCTCGTGCCCGCGCTCCTGGGAGCCGCCCTCGTCTTCTACGGAGTCTTCGCGCTGTCCCGTACCCGGTGTCTGGCCCGGTGCACCGCCGCCGGCACGGACGGGGAAGCGAGGTCGCCGCGGCGGGAGGGACGCGCCACCGCGGCGATGTGA
- a CDS encoding ribose-phosphate diphosphokinase gives MRDIAVFSGSAHPELAAEVCAHLGVPLSPTRVSRFANDCLEVQLQANCRERDVFLVQPLVTPVQEHLVELLMMCDAARGASAGRITVVMPHYSYARSDKKDMPRISMGGRLVADLLVAAGASRVLAMTLHAPQVHGFFSVPVDHLHALRELAAHFRRHDLSRTTVVSPDLGNAKEAAAFARLIGARVAAGAKQRFADDRVSISSVIGEITGRDVIVLDDEIAKGSTVLELLERLRELGPRSIRVACTHGLFAAGALKRLSEQEDVLEIVCTNTVPVPREEYTEKLSILSIAPALAEAVRRIHNGESVSALFDAPPSE, from the coding sequence GTGCGTGACATCGCCGTGTTCAGCGGTAGTGCCCATCCCGAGCTGGCTGCGGAGGTCTGCGCGCATCTCGGTGTGCCCCTCAGTCCGACCCGGGTCAGCCGGTTCGCCAACGACTGCCTGGAGGTGCAGCTCCAGGCCAACTGCCGTGAGCGTGACGTGTTCCTGGTCCAGCCGCTCGTCACCCCGGTGCAGGAGCACCTGGTGGAGCTGCTGATGATGTGCGACGCGGCCCGGGGGGCGTCGGCCGGGCGGATCACGGTGGTCATGCCGCACTACTCGTACGCACGTTCGGACAAGAAGGACATGCCGCGGATCTCCATGGGCGGGCGGCTGGTGGCCGACCTGCTGGTGGCGGCCGGAGCGAGCCGGGTGCTGGCGATGACGCTGCACGCCCCGCAGGTCCACGGGTTCTTCTCGGTGCCGGTCGACCATCTGCACGCCCTGCGTGAGCTGGCCGCCCACTTCCGCAGGCACGACCTCTCCCGTACGACGGTGGTCTCACCCGACCTGGGCAACGCCAAGGAGGCGGCGGCCTTCGCGCGGCTGATCGGAGCCCGGGTGGCGGCCGGCGCCAAGCAGCGGTTCGCCGACGACCGGGTGAGCATCAGCTCCGTCATCGGCGAGATCACCGGGCGTGATGTGATCGTGCTCGACGACGAGATCGCCAAGGGCAGCACGGTCCTCGAACTGCTCGAGCGGCTGCGTGAGTTGGGGCCGCGCTCGATCCGGGTCGCCTGTACGCACGGCCTGTTCGCGGCGGGCGCGCTCAAACGCCTGAGCGAGCAGGAGGACGTCCTGGAGATCGTGTGCACCAACACGGTGCCCGTGCCCCGTGAGGAGTACACCGAGAAGCTGAGCATCCTGTCGATCGCCCCGGCGCTCGCGGAGGCCGTGCGGCGCATCCACAACGGTGAGTCGGTGAGCGCCCTGTTCGACGCGCCCCCGAGCGAATAG
- a CDS encoding DUF4230 domain-containing protein: MTTSIKRMPVWAKVITAVVLVLVVLFAGLRLAVLPGLRDLFGTETHDRSGPALLQSIQDMSRYDAASGNFQVVVDLEKDAKFLPDAIRGSRTLYVGAGTVDAYVDLGTLAKNDVTVNSDRTSATLRLPHAVLGKPALDPDRSYAVSKQRGLLDRLGDFFSDNPNSEASVQKLAAKHIGDAAKDSRLTARAEQNTTSMLDGLLRSLGFTDVTVTYGT; the protein is encoded by the coding sequence ATGACGACGTCCATCAAACGCATGCCCGTGTGGGCCAAGGTGATCACCGCCGTGGTGCTGGTGCTCGTGGTGTTGTTCGCCGGGCTGCGGCTGGCCGTTCTCCCGGGGCTGCGCGACCTGTTCGGCACGGAGACGCACGACCGCTCCGGGCCGGCTCTTCTGCAGTCGATCCAGGACATGAGCCGCTACGACGCCGCCTCGGGCAACTTCCAGGTGGTGGTGGACCTGGAGAAGGACGCGAAGTTCCTGCCCGACGCCATCCGCGGCTCCCGCACGCTGTACGTGGGCGCCGGCACGGTCGACGCGTACGTCGACCTCGGCACCCTCGCGAAGAACGACGTGACGGTCAACTCGGACCGCACCTCGGCCACCCTGCGGCTGCCGCACGCGGTGCTCGGCAAACCCGCCCTGGATCCCGACCGTTCGTACGCCGTCTCCAAGCAGCGCGGTCTGCTGGACCGGCTCGGCGACTTCTTCTCCGACAACCCGAACAGCGAGGCCTCCGTGCAGAAACTCGCCGCGAAGCACATCGGCGACGCGGCCAAGGACAGTCGTCTGACCGCACGCGCCGAGCAGAACACCACCAGCATGCTCGACGGCCTGCTGCGCTCGCTCGGCTTCACCGACGTGACCGTCACCTACGGCACCTGA
- a CDS encoding VanZ family protein, whose amino-acid sequence MLRGRSGKPARDARPAPAKDQRKSLPLLVRLLVMLVAFVAMVGFAVVLARLTLEPSPASKALIHTNLHPGRSLRAYLDQPALRDAVKQIGGNILLGVPFGVLLPVLVPRTRGILRVVVLTAAVMLLVELAQGAFITGRAFDIDDVILNTGGALLGYLLLGRRMGRAVHPRRRFRNRRDSREA is encoded by the coding sequence ATCCTCCGGGGCCGTTCGGGGAAACCTGCCCGGGACGCGCGCCCGGCACCCGCCAAGGACCAGCGCAAATCGCTCCCGCTGCTGGTCCGGCTGCTGGTCATGCTGGTGGCCTTCGTGGCCATGGTGGGGTTCGCGGTCGTGCTGGCGCGGCTGACCCTGGAGCCGTCTCCCGCGTCGAAGGCGCTCATCCACACCAATCTGCACCCCGGCCGGTCGCTGCGCGCCTACCTCGACCAGCCGGCCCTGCGTGACGCCGTGAAGCAGATCGGCGGGAACATCCTGCTCGGCGTGCCCTTCGGTGTGCTCCTGCCGGTCCTGGTCCCCCGCACCCGCGGGATCCTGCGCGTGGTGGTGCTCACCGCCGCGGTGATGCTGCTCGTGGAGCTGGCCCAGGGTGCGTTCATCACCGGGCGCGCCTTCGACATCGACGACGTCATCCTCAACACCGGCGGCGCCCTGCTGGGTTATCTGCTGCTGGGGCGGCGGATGGGCCGGGCGGTGCACCCGCGCCGCCGCTTCCGCAACCGGCGCGACTCCCGGGAGGCCTGA
- a CDS encoding ricin-type beta-trefoil lectin domain protein, translating into MNSPRLLRRCLLAVLSAALVTAAAVVPAQAGPPTAAAAVTTFSDTFDGASGAGVDTSKWQVETGDNVNNHERQYYTSGNSNAQLDGQGHLVITARRENPGNYQCWYGRCEYTSARLNTSGKFTGTYGHVEARMKIPRGQGMWPAFWMLGTPVNWPDSGEIDIMENVGFEPSTVHGTIHGPGYSGSGGIGAGYSLPGGQAFADAFHTFAIDWAPDSITWSVDGNVYQRRTPADLGGRTWVFNKPFFMILNLAVGGYWPGDPDGSTSFPQQLVVDEVKVTTGDSSGSTGHPITGLAGKCADVAGASSANGTPVQLYDCNGTAAQQWTVSSDGTIRALGKCLDVTGNGTADGSTVQLWDCTGGPNQKWAVSGARDIVNPQANKCLDVTGNNSANGTRLQIWTCSGGANQKWSVS; encoded by the coding sequence TTGAACTCCCCACGCCTGCTCCGCAGATGCCTCTTGGCCGTGCTGTCCGCAGCGCTCGTCACCGCGGCCGCTGTCGTTCCCGCCCAGGCGGGTCCCCCGACGGCGGCCGCGGCCGTGACCACCTTCTCCGACACCTTCGACGGTGCCTCGGGAGCCGGTGTCGACACCTCCAAATGGCAGGTCGAGACCGGCGACAACGTCAACAACCACGAGCGTCAGTACTACACGTCCGGCAACAGCAACGCGCAGCTGGACGGCCAGGGCCACCTGGTGATCACCGCCCGTCGCGAGAACCCGGGCAACTATCAGTGCTGGTACGGGCGTTGCGAGTACACCTCGGCGCGGCTGAACACCTCCGGGAAGTTCACCGGCACCTACGGCCATGTCGAGGCCCGGATGAAGATCCCGCGCGGGCAGGGCATGTGGCCCGCCTTCTGGATGCTCGGTACGCCGGTCAACTGGCCGGACTCGGGCGAGATCGACATCATGGAGAACGTCGGCTTCGAGCCCTCGACCGTGCACGGCACGATCCACGGGCCCGGATACTCGGGTTCCGGGGGCATCGGCGCCGGGTACTCACTGCCGGGCGGCCAGGCGTTCGCGGACGCCTTCCACACCTTCGCCATCGACTGGGCCCCCGACTCGATCACCTGGTCGGTGGACGGCAACGTCTACCAGCGGCGCACGCCCGCCGATCTGGGCGGCAGGACCTGGGTGTTCAACAAACCCTTCTTCATGATCCTCAACCTCGCGGTCGGCGGCTACTGGCCGGGCGACCCCGACGGCTCCACCTCCTTCCCGCAGCAGTTGGTGGTGGACGAGGTGAAGGTGACGACGGGCGACAGCTCGGGGTCCACCGGGCACCCGATCACCGGTCTGGCCGGCAAGTGCGCGGACGTGGCCGGGGCGAGCTCGGCCAACGGCACGCCCGTACAGCTCTACGACTGCAACGGCACCGCGGCCCAGCAGTGGACGGTCTCGTCCGACGGGACGATCCGTGCGCTGGGCAAGTGCCTCGACGTCACCGGGAACGGCACGGCGGACGGTTCGACCGTCCAGCTGTGGGACTGCACCGGCGGGCCCAACCAGAAGTGGGCCGTCAGCGGGGCCCGCGACATCGTGAACCCACAGGCGAACAAGTGCCTGGACGTGACGGGCAACAACTCGGCCAACGGCACACGGCTGCAGATCTGGACGTGCTCGGGCGGCGCCAACCAGAAGTGGTCCGTGAGCTGA
- a CDS encoding PHP domain-containing protein: protein MDPVEALDRIAFLLERSQAPTYRVRAFRTAASLVAGLPGGEVERRVADRTLESLKGIGPKTAQVVREALDDRTPGYLEDLERTAGEPLARGGEALRALLRGDCHLHSDWSDGGSPVEAMGRTAARLGHEWAVLTDHSPRLTVARGLSPDRLREQLAVVAELNRRWAPFRLLTGIECDILDDGSLDQEPGLLERLDVVVVSVHSKLRMDARSMTRRMIAAVRDPRADVLGHCTGRLLTGRRRPESEFDADAVFAACAESGTAVEINSRPERLDPPRRLLRRAVDAGVLFSVDTDAHAPGQLDWQIHGCARAEECGVPAGRVITTWTADELLTWTRDRTPPSRAAAP from the coding sequence ATGGACCCCGTCGAGGCCCTGGACCGGATCGCGTTCCTGCTGGAGCGGTCCCAGGCCCCCACCTATCGCGTACGGGCCTTCCGCACCGCCGCCTCCCTGGTGGCCGGACTCCCCGGCGGAGAGGTCGAGCGGCGCGTGGCCGACCGGACCCTGGAGTCACTGAAGGGCATCGGCCCGAAGACGGCGCAGGTCGTACGGGAGGCGCTCGACGACCGGACACCCGGCTATCTGGAGGACCTGGAACGGACGGCCGGGGAGCCGCTCGCCCGGGGCGGCGAGGCGCTGCGGGCGCTGCTGCGCGGCGACTGTCATCTGCACTCCGACTGGTCGGACGGCGGCAGCCCGGTCGAGGCGATGGGCCGGACCGCCGCCCGGCTCGGGCACGAGTGGGCGGTGCTCACCGACCATTCTCCGCGGCTCACCGTGGCCCGCGGCCTGTCCCCCGACCGTCTGCGGGAACAGCTGGCCGTGGTCGCGGAACTCAATCGCCGGTGGGCCCCGTTCCGGCTGCTCACGGGGATCGAGTGCGACATCCTCGACGACGGATCGCTGGACCAGGAGCCCGGGCTGCTGGAACGGCTGGACGTCGTGGTGGTGTCGGTGCACTCCAAACTGCGCATGGACGCGCGGTCGATGACCCGCCGCATGATCGCCGCCGTACGCGATCCGCGCGCGGACGTGCTCGGGCACTGCACGGGCCGCCTGCTCACCGGGCGCCGCCGGCCCGAGTCGGAGTTCGACGCGGACGCCGTCTTCGCCGCGTGCGCGGAATCGGGCACGGCCGTGGAGATCAACAGCCGCCCGGAGCGGCTCGACCCGCCGCGCCGGCTGCTGCGGCGGGCGGTCGACGCGGGCGTGCTGTTCTCCGTGGACACCGACGCGCACGCCCCCGGTCAGCTCGACTGGCAGATCCACGGCTGCGCGCGGGCCGAGGAGTGCGGGGTGCCCGCCGGACGGGTGATCACCACCTGGACGGCGGACGAACTGCTGACCTGGACCCGGGACCGGACCCCTCCCTCCCGCGCGGCAGCCCCCTGA
- a CDS encoding SDR family NAD(P)-dependent oxidoreductase: MTTAQHKIGSGFGARSTADDVLQGIDLSGKLAIVTGGYSGLGLETTRALTAAGAHVVVPARRPDVAREAVAAIAGAEVDELDLGDLDSVRGFAERFLASGRTVDIMIDNAGIMACPETRVGPGWEAQFATNHLGHFALVNRLWPAIEPGGARVVSVSSTGHHNSGIRWDDPHWRDGYDKWGAYGQAKTANVLFAVHLDRLGRDFGVRAFALHPGGILTPLQRHLPKEEMMERGWIDENGVPLNPDAFKSPAQGAATQVWAATSPQLDGLGGVYCEDCDIAEVTPEGGERTGVREYAIDPEQAARLWTLSAELTGVNAFA, encoded by the coding sequence ATGACCACTGCACAGCACAAGATCGGCTCGGGGTTCGGCGCCCGCAGCACCGCCGACGACGTCCTCCAGGGGATCGACCTCTCCGGGAAGCTCGCGATCGTCACCGGTGGATACTCGGGGCTCGGCCTGGAGACGACGCGCGCGCTCACCGCGGCCGGCGCCCACGTCGTCGTCCCCGCACGGCGCCCGGACGTCGCCCGGGAGGCGGTGGCGGCCATCGCCGGTGCCGAGGTGGACGAACTCGACCTCGGCGACCTCGACAGCGTCCGCGGCTTCGCCGAGCGCTTCCTCGCCTCGGGCCGGACCGTCGACATCATGATCGACAACGCCGGGATCATGGCCTGCCCGGAGACCCGGGTCGGGCCCGGCTGGGAGGCCCAGTTCGCCACCAACCACCTCGGACACTTCGCGCTCGTCAACCGGCTCTGGCCCGCGATCGAACCCGGTGGCGCGCGGGTCGTCTCCGTGTCGTCGACCGGCCACCACAACTCCGGCATCCGCTGGGACGACCCGCACTGGCGCGACGGCTACGACAAGTGGGGGGCGTACGGGCAGGCGAAGACCGCGAACGTGCTGTTCGCCGTCCACCTCGACCGGCTCGGCCGGGACTTCGGCGTGCGCGCGTTCGCCCTCCACCCCGGCGGCATCCTCACACCGCTCCAGCGTCACCTCCCCAAGGAGGAGATGATGGAGCGCGGATGGATCGACGAGAACGGCGTCCCGCTGAACCCCGACGCCTTCAAGTCGCCCGCCCAGGGCGCCGCGACCCAGGTGTGGGCCGCGACCTCGCCTCAACTCGACGGTCTGGGCGGGGTGTACTGCGAGGACTGCGACATCGCCGAGGTCACCCCCGAGGGCGGCGAGCGGACCGGCGTACGGGAGTACGCGATCGATCCGGAGCAGGCGGCCCGGCTGTGGACGCTGTCCGCGGAGCTGACCGGGGTGAACGCGTTCGCCTGA
- a CDS encoding alpha/beta fold hydrolase, whose amino-acid sequence MPYFESPVDGTRLHFVDHGPAEGPVIVFVNGSYFDTGMWEFQTLPLAGEGFRCVGLDRRGHGRSDDVWGGFDLDSLADDVAGLLRHLDLRDVTLVGHSVGAAEAVRCLSRHRDAGVARAVLVAGVVPGVVRTADHPTGIEPAVVRTGNETVRRDPAAFFAGGADAFFALGLPGNDLSPEYVRGAVARCHGATARAGAALRELVATLDLTLELPKIDVPVLVVHGTHDTSAPLGPTGRRAADLLPGGTLKVYENAGHGLYATHADLLTADLREFAAGARDVLRPPSGRAGTRGPARPGRT is encoded by the coding sequence ATGCCGTACTTCGAGAGCCCTGTCGATGGCACCCGGCTGCACTTCGTGGACCACGGTCCCGCCGAGGGCCCGGTGATCGTGTTCGTCAACGGCTCGTACTTCGACACCGGGATGTGGGAGTTCCAGACGCTCCCGCTCGCCGGTGAGGGCTTCCGCTGCGTCGGTCTCGACCGGCGGGGCCACGGCCGGTCGGACGACGTGTGGGGCGGCTTCGACCTCGACAGCCTCGCCGACGACGTCGCCGGACTGCTGCGCCATCTCGATCTGCGCGACGTGACCCTCGTCGGGCACTCGGTCGGGGCCGCGGAGGCCGTGCGCTGCCTCAGCCGGCACCGCGACGCCGGGGTGGCCCGGGCCGTGCTGGTGGCCGGTGTGGTGCCGGGCGTCGTCCGCACCGCCGACCATCCGACGGGCATCGAACCGGCGGTCGTCCGGACCGGCAACGAGACCGTCCGCCGCGACCCGGCCGCCTTCTTCGCCGGGGGAGCCGACGCCTTCTTCGCCCTCGGCCTGCCCGGCAACGACCTCTCCCCTGAGTACGTCCGCGGGGCGGTCGCCCGATGCCACGGCGCGACCGCGAGGGCCGGGGCGGCTCTCCGGGAGCTCGTCGCCACGTTGGACCTCACCCTCGAACTGCCGAAGATCGATGTCCCCGTGCTCGTCGTGCACGGCACCCACGACACGTCCGCGCCGCTCGGGCCGACCGGCCGCCGCGCCGCGGACCTGCTGCCCGGCGGCACACTCAAGGTGTACGAGAACGCGGGCCACGGTCTCTACGCGACCCACGCGGACCTGCTCACGGCGGATCTCCGGGAGTTCGCGGCCGGTGCCCGGGACGTGCTCCGGCCGCCGTCCGGGCGGGCCGGTACCCGGGGCCCCGCCCGGCCGGGGCGGACCTGA
- a CDS encoding ROK family transcriptional regulator, whose protein sequence is MAGRNGRTVRDLRRGNRTAVLQRLYFEGPMSRYELGPATGLSSGSISNVVAELVADGLVEEAGSVESDGGRPRTLLRVAPDSGHMIGVDVGETRVRVELFDLTLTELARAEKPLERQGFEVDRPSQRREYDVDVIVGHIRDGIAEVLTEAGVDPERLLGVGIGVPGIVARTPERGAVVHGQTIGWDAVPLESLLRSACRLPDTVPYFADNGARTLGQAEMWFGAGRGARNAVVVLFGSGVGACLVTEDVENGRSVEWGHLTVRVRGRRCRCGSLGCLEAYAGAEALLDRWREEGGRPPEGTDEETALTAMLAAAYPEGDAEHDPVALSVLEETAEYLGAGLSDLINLFQPERILIGGWAGLQLGTRFLPAVRRYATSYALRYPAQRVSIDLGRLGPDAVTVGAAILPLADFFARGGRRASPVNEGPSPAWRTALEERAPH, encoded by the coding sequence ATGGCGGGGCGCAACGGTCGGACAGTGCGTGACCTGCGGCGGGGCAATCGCACCGCCGTACTGCAACGTTTGTATTTCGAAGGCCCCATGAGCCGCTACGAACTGGGCCCGGCCACCGGACTGAGTTCCGGTTCCATCAGCAACGTGGTCGCCGAGCTGGTCGCCGACGGACTGGTCGAGGAGGCCGGCAGCGTCGAGTCCGACGGCGGACGGCCCCGCACCCTGCTGCGGGTGGCGCCCGACAGCGGTCACATGATCGGCGTCGACGTCGGCGAGACCCGGGTCCGCGTCGAGCTCTTCGACCTCACCCTCACCGAACTCGCCCGCGCCGAGAAGCCGTTGGAGCGCCAGGGGTTCGAGGTCGACCGTCCTTCGCAGCGCCGGGAGTACGACGTCGACGTCATCGTCGGGCACATCCGCGACGGCATCGCCGAAGTGCTCACGGAGGCGGGCGTCGATCCGGAGCGACTCCTCGGCGTCGGTATCGGCGTCCCCGGCATCGTGGCCCGCACGCCCGAACGCGGCGCGGTGGTGCACGGCCAGACGATCGGCTGGGACGCCGTCCCGCTGGAGTCCCTGCTCCGCTCGGCCTGCCGACTCCCCGACACCGTCCCGTACTTCGCCGACAACGGCGCCCGTACCCTCGGCCAGGCCGAGATGTGGTTCGGCGCCGGCCGCGGCGCGCGCAACGCGGTCGTCGTGCTCTTCGGCTCCGGCGTCGGCGCCTGCCTGGTCACCGAGGACGTCGAGAACGGCCGCTCCGTCGAGTGGGGGCACCTGACCGTACGGGTCAGGGGGCGCCGCTGCCGCTGCGGCTCCCTGGGCTGCCTGGAGGCCTACGCGGGCGCCGAGGCACTGCTCGACCGCTGGCGCGAGGAGGGCGGACGCCCGCCGGAGGGCACCGACGAGGAGACCGCGCTCACCGCCATGCTCGCCGCCGCCTATCCCGAAGGGGACGCCGAGCACGACCCGGTGGCCCTCTCCGTGCTGGAGGAGACCGCCGAGTACCTGGGCGCGGGCCTGTCCGACCTGATCAACCTGTTCCAGCCCGAGCGCATCCTCATCGGCGGCTGGGCGGGCCTCCAGCTCGGCACCCGCTTCCTGCCCGCCGTCCGCCGGTACGCGACCTCGTACGCCCTGCGTTACCCCGCCCAGCGCGTCTCCATCGACCTCGGCCGGCTCGGACCGGACGCGGTGACGGTCGGCGCCGCGATCCTTCCTCTGGCCGACTTCTTCGCCCGGGGCGGCAGACGCGCGTCGCCCGTGAACGAGGGGCCCTCCCCGGCCTGGCGCACCGCCCTGGAGGAGCGGGCGCCGCACTGA
- a CDS encoding ABC transporter substrate-binding protein: MRRIRAAAAGAVTISLLTAATACGGGSSNGGSNDSPKTLTYWASNQGASIEIDKKVLQPELDKFEKQSGIKVKVEVVPWSDLLNRILTATTSGQGPDVLNIGNTWSASLQATGALLPWDAKNFAKIGGRDRFVDSALGSTGAEGKDPAAVPLYSMAYALYYNKKSFADAGIAAPPATWDELVADGKKLSKGGKWGLGAEGSNVSENIHHVFVFAKQHGADFFTSDGKADFTNDGVVAAVQQYVGLMSKDKIIAPGNAEYAQNQSVSDFAKGKNAMLLWQSASANLKSQGMSEDAYGIAPVPVQSGTPGTGANVNSMVAGINLAVFKNSKNLDGATKFVKFMTSDAEQKILNTAYSSIPPVKTAQEDSAFNTPSNAVLKDTLAKSAAALPQVADESQFETAVGTAVKNLFAAAAAGHPVTTASVKAELEKAQQQMPKK; encoded by the coding sequence ATGCGCAGAATCCGAGCCGCGGCCGCCGGTGCGGTCACCATCTCCCTGCTGACCGCCGCGACCGCCTGTGGCGGCGGCTCGTCGAACGGCGGGTCCAACGACTCGCCGAAAACGCTCACGTACTGGGCCTCCAACCAGGGTGCCAGCATCGAGATCGACAAGAAGGTCCTCCAGCCCGAGCTGGACAAGTTCGAGAAGCAGAGCGGGATCAAGGTCAAGGTCGAGGTCGTACCCTGGTCCGACCTGCTGAACCGGATTCTCACCGCCACCACCTCGGGGCAGGGACCGGACGTCCTCAACATCGGCAACACCTGGAGCGCCTCCCTGCAGGCCACCGGTGCGCTGCTGCCGTGGGACGCGAAGAACTTCGCCAAGATCGGCGGCCGGGACCGCTTCGTCGACTCCGCGCTCGGCTCCACGGGGGCCGAGGGCAAGGACCCGGCCGCGGTGCCGCTGTACTCGATGGCGTACGCGCTGTACTACAACAAGAAGTCGTTCGCCGACGCGGGCATCGCGGCGCCGCCGGCCACCTGGGACGAGCTGGTCGCCGACGGCAAGAAGCTGTCCAAGGGCGGCAAGTGGGGCCTGGGCGCCGAGGGCTCGAACGTGTCGGAGAACATCCACCACGTCTTCGTCTTCGCCAAGCAGCACGGAGCCGACTTCTTCACCTCGGACGGCAAGGCCGACTTCACCAACGACGGTGTGGTCGCTGCGGTCCAGCAGTACGTCGGCCTGATGTCGAAGGACAAGATCATCGCGCCGGGCAACGCCGAGTACGCGCAGAACCAGTCCGTCAGCGACTTCGCCAAGGGCAAGAACGCCATGCTGCTGTGGCAGTCGGCGTCCGCCAACCTCAAGTCGCAGGGCATGAGCGAGGACGCGTACGGCATCGCGCCGGTCCCGGTCCAGTCCGGCACCCCGGGCACGGGCGCCAACGTCAACTCGATGGTCGCGGGCATCAACCTCGCCGTCTTCAAGAACTCGAAGAACCTGGACGGCGCGACCAAGTTCGTGAAGTTCATGACCAGCGACGCGGAGCAGAAGATCCTCAACACCGCGTACAGCTCCATTCCGCCGGTCAAGACCGCCCAGGAGGACAGCGCCTTCAACACACCCTCGAACGCGGTCCTCAAGGACACCCTGGCCAAGAGCGCCGCCGCGCTTCCGCAGGTCGCCGACGAGTCCCAGTTCGAGACGGCGGTCGGCACCGCCGTCAAGAACCTCTTCGCCGCCGCGGCCGCGGGTCACCCGGTCACCACGGCCTCGGTGAAGGCCGAGCTGGAGAAGGCCCAGCAGCAGATGCCGAAGAAGTGA